GCCGTGGCCAGGATGCCGCCGTTCCAATGCGGAACCAGGAACACCGCCAGGAACAGCAGCGCCACGATGAAAGGATAGACCATCAGGCTCATGGCCTTGACGATCGCCTGCTCGCCGCAGCGGACCACGGCCAGCAGGCCCAGGATCAGCATCAGCGATAGCACGGCGCGAGGTGGCGGCTGCACATGCAGTTGGTGCTCCAGGAAGCTGCCCACCGTATTGGTCAGCGCCACGCTGTAGATCAGCAGGATCGGAAAAATCGCAAAAAAGTAGAGCAAGGTGATCAGCGCACCGGCCTTGATACCGAAATGCTCCTCCACCACCTCGGTGATGTCCGCGCCTTCACGGCCGGACAACACGAAGCGGGTCAGGCCACGGTGCGCGTAAAAGGTCATGGGGAACGCCAGCAAGGCGAGGATCACTAGCGGCCAGAAACCGCCGAGGCCGGCATTGATCGGCAAAAACAGCGTGCCGGCGCCAATGGCGGTCCCAAACAGGCCCAGCATCCAGGTCGTATCGTGGCGACTCCATTGGCTGAGGGTGGCAGGGGCTGTCGTTTCAAAGCGCTCTTCGACGCTATTGGCCTGATCATTCATCCGGTCGGATCTCCGCATTCCGGTCACATGCACCCGGCCGGGACGAGTCGGAAAAACCCGACAGGCAGCGCCCTGGCCGAAACAGGGGCGCGATTGTCCGGGATTCGTGAGCAGAAGCAAAGGCTTAGCTGAAGAGCGGTCAAGCGGATCAGAGGGTTCAAGTTCGAAACGCAAGTCGAAAATCCATGACCGCCAGTGGATCCGAAATGAACAGCTAAAAAGCCCCGCCTCCCGTCCTTCGCCCCCTACAATCAAGTTCATTACCGATGATCAACAAACCGCCCACAGGAGCACAGCATGACCGCAACCGTTCTGGTACTGGTGGAAACTGTCAACGAATACCTGCCGATCCTGGAACGCCAGGGCTATCACCTGGAATTGGCGCCAACCCCTGCCGAACGCAGGACGGCGATATTCGAACACGGCGATCGCTTCAGCGCCGTATTGACCCGCGGCCCGCTGGGTTTGACGGCGGAGGAAATCGCCGCCCTGCCCAACCTGAAAATCATCTGCGTGATCGGCGCCGGTTATGAACAAGTGGACCTGCAAGCGGCCAGCGACCGTGGCATCGTCGTCACCAACGGTGCCGGGGTAAACGCTTCCTCGGTGGCCGACCATGCCATGGCGCTGCTGCTGGCGCTGGTGCGTGACATTCCTCGCGCCGATGCCAGCGTGCGCCGTGGTGAATGGGCGAAAGTCATGCGCCCGTCCCTGGCCGGCAAGCGCCTGGGTGTACTCGGCCTGGGCTCCGTGGGCATGGCCATTGCCAAGCGGGCGGCCCTCGGTTTCGACATGAGTGTCAGCTACCACAACCGCAGGGTGCGCAATGATGTCTCCTATACCTTCTGCGCCACGCCCATGGAACTGGCTCGCGCCTCCGATTTCCTGATCATTGCCACGCCCGGTGGCCTGGACACCCGCCAGCTGATCAACAAACAAGTCCTCAATGCCTTGGGGCCCAACGGCTTTTTGGTCAACATCGCCCGGGCCAGCGTCGTCGCGACTGGCGATCTGCTCAACGCCCTTGAACAACGGCGAATTGCCGGAGCGGCCCTGGACGTGTTCGATCACGAACCCGAGGTACCCGATGCGTTGAAAAAACTGCCAAACGTGGTGCTG
The Pseudomonas marvdashtae genome window above contains:
- a CDS encoding 2-hydroxyacid dehydrogenase, translating into MTATVLVLVETVNEYLPILERQGYHLELAPTPAERRTAIFEHGDRFSAVLTRGPLGLTAEEIAALPNLKIICVIGAGYEQVDLQAASDRGIVVTNGAGVNASSVADHAMALLLALVRDIPRADASVRRGEWAKVMRPSLAGKRLGVLGLGSVGMAIAKRAALGFDMSVSYHNRRVRNDVSYTFCATPMELARASDFLIIATPGGLDTRQLINKQVLNALGPNGFLVNIARASVVATGDLLNALEQRRIAGAALDVFDHEPEVPDALKKLPNVVLTPHVAGLSPEATRGTVELVGQNLTAFFSGKPVLTPVPLPEAQI